The Meiothermus sp. region GAGAGCAGCTCGAGGCCGAGGTACAGGGCGTGATGGAAAAATACCACCTGCCCTGGCACGTGACCCGCGTGGGTTGCAGAGTGGAGTACCTCTTCCGCCCCAACCCTGCCCGCAATGGCTCCGAGGCCTTAGCAGGCCAAGACCCCGACCTCGACCCCTTCATTCACCTGTTCATGCTGAACCGGGGCATCCTGCTCACCCCCTTCCACAACATGACCCTCATCTCGCCCGAGACCACCCCCGAGCAGGTGCGGCGGCATACCGAGGTGCTTGAAGAAGCGGTGCAGGCGCTTCTGGCCTGATTCGATTTTGTGCCGGATTCAAAAAGATACTCATCAAAACCAAAACCCAGAGGCTATCTTTTTGAATCCCAGAGCACTCCCTTCGGTCGGGTTAGTTCGTCACCATTCGGTGACGAACTAACCGAATCTGGTATTACCTTCGGCCACCGGCCTTGAGCGATAGGCTGTTGCCAACACAGCCCGTACCTAGATGTATACTGTATACATATTATGTCAAACAGGACAGCCGAGGCCGTCATCTGCGGAGCCGGCATCGCCGGGGTCACGGCGGCCTATTACCTGGCGAAAAAGGGCTTGAAGAACATCGTCGTGGTGGAGCAGGGCGACCCTCTTTCGCTCACCTCCGACAAGTCCACGGAGGCCTACCGCAACTGGTGGCCGGGGCCAGACGGCCAGATGATCGCCTTCATGAACCGCAGCATCGAGCTGCTCGAGTCCATTGCCCAGGAATCTTCCAATCGCATCCACCTGAACCGCCGGGGCTACCTCTACGCTACTGCCGATGCAGGCAAAATTCCCATGCTGGCCGAGGTCGCCCAGGACGCAGCGCTAAAAGGAGCAGGGGAATTGCGCGTACATACCGGCAACCCCAGCTCATATCGGCCTTCTTTGCCCCAGGGCTTTGAAGGGGGGCTCGAGGGGGCCGACCTGATTACCGACCCAGCCCTGATCCGGCAGTACTTCCCTTACCTAACCCCCGACACCCGGGCGGTGTTGCACGTCCGACGGGCGGGCTGGCTCTCGGCCCAACAACTGGGTATGTACCTGCTGGAAAAAGCCCGCGTGTGGGGCGTTCGTTTGCTTCGCGGGCAGGTGATGGGAGTAGACACTACCGGCGGCGGGGTGCAGTCGGTGCAGATCAAGCAGAAAGATGGCTCAATACAGAACATCGAAACTTCTGTCTTCATCAACGCTGCTGGCCCCA contains the following coding sequences:
- a CDS encoding FAD-binding oxidoreductase; translated protein: MSNRTAEAVICGAGIAGVTAAYYLAKKGLKNIVVVEQGDPLSLTSDKSTEAYRNWWPGPDGQMIAFMNRSIELLESIAQESSNRIHLNRRGYLYATADAGKIPMLAEVAQDAALKGAGELRVHTGNPSSYRPSLPQGFEGGLEGADLITDPALIRQYFPYLTPDTRAVLHVRRAGWLSAQQLGMYLLEKARVWGVRLLRGQVMGVDTTGGGVQSVQIKQKDGSIQNIETSVFINAAGPMQKQVGQMLGVELPIFAERHLKMSFSESLGVVPREAPMLIWMDEVELPWSLEERELLAQDESLRWLLQRLPAGVHGRPDGHGDSPTLIVLYNLHTEAVEPVFPLPPDPHYAEIALRGLSVMVPGLQRYFDKAPRPWIDGGYYLKTQENRPLIGPLPVRGAYLVGALSGFGVMAACAAGELLAAHVTGAALPHYAPAFALSRYQDPAYQKLLQDWGDTAQL